One part of the Vicia villosa cultivar HV-30 ecotype Madison, WI linkage group LG6, Vvil1.0, whole genome shotgun sequence genome encodes these proteins:
- the LOC131613970 gene encoding uncharacterized protein LOC131613970 — protein sequence MEPERRKTKKYTFKSLEVEELRKLGYLIVDQDKFCSKYRRFLYLLRTKMEEGILSTLIQFYDSLYHCFTFPDYQLLPTLEEYSSIIRLPITRRIPFTGLEQHPKPCDIAKSTHLRKGEIEKNMVTKGGLPRLPAEFLVEKALTLSQERKEEDFEAVFALLVYGLFLFPNINNFIDMNAIKIFMKKNPVPTLLGDMYYSIHLRNSYGNGMVTCCTPLLYKWYISHLPDTSEFWSKKEGLKWSHKIMTLTNTEIVWTNNHFCRMKTLDCCGDFPNVPLIGTKGAISYSPVLTRRQFGFPMDKRPRSNLLDGFFLEERVENKEFRERIANAWHPSHKREIKDWKTKWDLSPKPFDSWVTTRATEMRMPILPGTSAPPIEEYVPPIVVPSTIESLQEALRKMKKSRDHWKKKFEYSDADLGMSK from the coding sequence ATGGAACctgaaagaagaaaaaccaagaaatatacttTCAAGAGTTTAGAGGTGGAAGAATTAAGAAAGCTAGGATACTTGATTGTTGATCAAGACAAGTTTTGTAGCAAGTATAGAAGATTTTTGTATCTCCTCAGAACTAAGATGGAAGAAGGAATCCTCTCCACTTTGATTCAATTCTATGATTCATtgtatcattgcttcacattcCCTGATTATCAACTATTGCCTACCTTGGAAGAGTATTCAAGCATCATTAGGTTACCTATTACTAGAAGAattcctttcactggtttagaacaaCATCCCAAGCCTTGTGATATTGCAAAATCTACTCACTTGAGAAAGGGAGAAATTGAAAAGAACATGGTTACTAAAGGAGGATTACCTAGATTACCTGCTGAGTTCTTAGTTGAGAAAGCTCTCACCTTGTcacaagaaagaaaggaagaagactttgaaGCTGTTTTTGCCTTGTTGGTGTATGGATTGttcttgttccctaacattaacaacTTTATTGATATGAATGCCATCAAGATCTTTATGAAGAAGAATCCTGTTCCTACCTTACTTGGGGACATGTACTATTCTATTCACCTCAGAAATTCCTATGGAAACGGAATGGTTACTTGTTGTACTCCTTTGCTATACAAGTGGTACATATCTCATCTGCCTGACACCTCTGAGTTCTGGAGCAAGAAAGAAGGATTGAAATGGTCACACAAGATCATGACCCTTACCAACActgagattgtttggacaaacaaTCACTTTTGTAGAATGAAGACCTTAGACTGCTGTGGTGATTTCCCTAATGTGCCCCTCATTGGTACAAAAGGAGCAATCAGCTATAGCCCCGTGTTAACTCGTCGTCAATTTGGGTTTCCTATGGACAAAAGACCAAGGAGCAATTTATTGGATGGATTCTTTCTAGAAGAAAGAGTTGAGAACAAAGAGTTTAGAGAAAGGATTGCTAATGCTTGGCATCCAAGCCATAAAAGAGAAATCAAAGATTGGAAGACCAAATGGGATCTCTCTCCTAAGCCCTTTGATAGTTGGGTCACTACCAGAGCTACTGAAATGAGAATGCCTATTCTCCCTGGAACATCTGCACCCCCAATTGAAGAGTATGTTCCACCCATTGTAGTTCCTTCAACAATTGAAAGTCTCCAAGAAGCtttaagaaaaatgaagaaatcaAGAGACCATTGGAAGAAGAAATTTGAGTATTCTGATGCTGACTTAGGAATGTCGAAATAA